The genomic stretch GGGCCTTCAAGCTTGGCGGTCGCCTTGGGCACGAAATAGCCTTCGGTGGCCGTCAGCTTGGTGACCTGGTCGCCAATGGTTTCGACCATGTACTGGAGCTGGTCGTCGGTGATGTCCTTGCGGTCTTTGTAGCGCGACAGGTCCAGATGGCGCTCGAGCAAGTCGCGAATGGACTTCGGCGCCTCGATCTTGACGTCGTATTCAGCGTGCGCCGGGGCGCAGATGAGGGACAGCGCAAAGCCCGCCGCCAGCGCGGCGCCGGGCAAACCCAGAAGACGGAAGCGTGGTGCTCGGAACGGTCGCGATGGTCGATTGGAGCCGGTCATCGTGGCAAGCGTGGCGCCGCCCCACGGGCCGGCTGAGTCGAAGGAAAGGCGTATTTGACCATACCGCCCCGGGCGGGTGCCCAGGCAAATGCAACGAACGCGCCCTTCCGGATCGGCGGAAGGGGTTTCGCACGCGCCGTGCCCAAGGCCGTTGCAACGGCCAATACGGTAAAATGCGCGGATTTTCCGCCCGGCATCTTTCCGCGCGGACAAGATCATCCAACATCACATACCGCCATGGCCCTGTACAAGTCCGAGATCACCCAGTTCCTGGAAGAACTCAAGACCCAGAAGCCCGACCTGGAAGCGCAGCAGCGCCAAGGGCGCTCCCTGCTGTGGGACAAGGACCCGATCGACCTGGAAGAGCGTGCACGCGCCAAGGCCGCACGCGTAGCGCAAAAGCCGTACGTCTATTCGCTGGACTGATCGGCCGACCGGCCTTCAGCCCGACCAGGCGCCCGCCGCATGACCACTTCCGCGCAGGACAAGCTGCCACTGCCCGTCGAGCTGCCCAGCGTGGCGCCCGATCAGGATTCCACGCCCGCGCAGGTTGATGGCCTCGCCTTTGCAAGGCTCTACGGCGAGCCGCTGTTCAAGCTTCCGCAGGATCTCTACATCCCGCCCGATGCGCTCGAGGTCTTCCTTGAAGCGTTTGAAGGGCCGCTGGATTTGCTGCTGTACCTGATCCGCCGCCAGAACTTCAATGTGCTGGACATTCCGCTGGCGCAGGTCACACGGCAGTATCTGGCGTACATCGAGCAGATTCGCGCGACCAACCTGGAGTTGGCTGCTGAGTACCTGCTGATGGCCGCCATGCTCATCGAGATCAAGTCGCGCATGCTGCTGCCGGTCAAGAAGACCGACGAAGGCGTGGAACCCGAAGACCCGCGCGCCGAGCTGGTGCGCCGCCTGCTCGAATACGAGCAGATGAAACTCGCCGCGCAAAAGCTGGACACCGTGCCGCAACTGGGCCGCGACTTTCTGCGCGCGCAGGTCTACATCGAGCAGAGCCTCGCGCCACGCTATCCCGACGTCAATTCCGACGACCTGCGTGCCGCGTGGGCCGACGTGCTGCGGCGGGCCAAGCTCACGCAGCACCACAAGATTTCGCGCGAAGAGCTGTCGGTGCGCGAGCACATGAGCCAGATTCTGCGCCGGCTGCAGCATGCACGGTTCATGGAGTTCACCGAGCTGTTCGAAGACGCGATCCAGTCCGGCAAGGGCGCGCCCATCGTGGTCGTCAACTTTGTCGCCATGCTCGAGCTTTCACGCGAATCGCTGCTCGAAATCACGCAAGCCGAACCGTACGCGCCCATTTACGTGCGCCTCGCCTATTCTCCGACGTAATTCGTCCGACCCGACTCGGGCCGAATCACACAACAACTATGAAAGTCATCTCGTCGATCCAGGAACTGCGCGATCAGCTGCGCGGCCAGAACCGCGTCGCCTTCGTGCCGACCATGGGCAACCTGCATGAAGGCCACCTGAGCCTGATGCGCCTGGCGCGCCAGCACGGCGACCCGGTGGTGGCGTCCATTTTCGTGAACCGCCTCCAATTCGGCCCGAACGAAGATTTCGACAAATACCCGCGCACGCTGCAGGACGACATCGAAAAACTGCAAAAGGAAGGTGTGTACGTGTTGTTTGCGCCCACCGAGCGCGACATGTACCCCGAGCCGCAGGAATATCGCGTCGAGCCGCCGCACGACCTTGGCGACACGCTCGAAGGCGAATTCCGCCCCGGCTTCTTCAAGGGCGTGTGCACGGTGGTGATGAAGCTGTTCTGCTGCGTGCAGCCGCGCGTGGCCGTGTTCGGCAAGAAGGACTACCAGCAGTTGATGATCGTGCGCCGCATGGCGCATCAGTTTGCGTTGCCGGTCGACATCGTCCCCGCCGAAACAGTCCGCGCGGATGATGGTCTGGCGCTGTCGTCGCGCAATGTCTACCTGACCAACGAAGAGCGCGCAGAAGCTCCTGAGCTGTATCGCACGCTGCATCAGGTGCGTCAGGACGTGCTGGAAACCGTGCTGCAGGGCCAGGCGTCGCACGAAGAGGTGACCACCAAGGCAATGGAATATCTGCGTGGCCGCGGCTGGCAACCCGACTACGTCGCCGTGCGCCGCCGCTCCGACCTGCAAGAACCGACGCCCGAGAACATCGCTGCGGGCGAACCGCTGGTCGTGTTGACGGCCGCCAAACTTGGCAAGACGCGCCTGATCGATAACCTCGAAATCTGAGGGATGCGGCAGCCGCGTCCTACGACAAAGCCCGGCAATGCCGGGCTTTTTTCATGCCGCCGCCGACGTATCGGCAACACTCGCCTGCGGGGGCGATTCTCCGAGCCACTCGAGAATGCCGCTCCACCGCTCCACGTCTTTGGCCACGCGCGAGGGCGCCACGTCCCACAACGTCAGGCCATGCGCGGCCAGTTGTACGTAGTTCTGGGTATCGCGCAGATAACCGAGGATCGGCACCTCCAGCCCCTGCACGAACCGCTGAAGCTGTTCTGCGGCGCGCGTGCGCATGTCCACGCGCATGCCGACCACGCCGAGCTTGACCTCGCCATGGCGCACCGGCTTTTCATCGGCCAGTTTCCGCAGGAAGGTCTGCGTGGCCAGGATGTCGAACATCGAGGGCTGCAACGGCACGATTACGTAGCCGGACATCTTGACGAGATCCGCCAGCCGCCAGCCGTGGAGACCCGCCGGCGTATCGAGCACCACGTGCGTCGTACCCTTGGGCGGCTTGGCGATGTGGTCGGCGTTGATTTCCCAGGTGCGGATGGGCTTGGCGGTCTCGGGGCGCAGCGCCAGCCACTCGCGTGAGGACTGCTGGCGGTCGGTGTCTCCCAGCATCACGGCATGATCCCGCGCGGCAAAGTAGCCGGCCAGATTGGTCGCCAGCGTGCTTTTGCCCACCCCGCCCTTCGGATTCGCTACAACGGCCACCGGCATGCCTGCCTCCTTGCGCTCGTCGAATCATGTGCCGAGTCGATCACTCGGCGGATCTGCCCATCCGCCAATTATGGCTCAGCCCGCACGTGGCAGCGTTCGGAAGAGCGCAGCGAGGTCCAGATGCGCTTCGCACGTGTCGGCCAGACGTTCGAGCGATGCTTCACGCAAGGCAGCATAGTCCTGCGCCCGCGCATCGCTCACACCGGCCCAGGCGAGCAACGCGCGGCACGCCTCGGGCGCGTCGAACAAGCCGTGCAGGTAAGTCGCCAGGATCTGCCCGTCGGCGGAGATCGCGCCATCTGCGCGGCCATCGTCCAGTTGAACGGCGGGGCGCGCAAGAGCCGCCCCCACGGTCACGCCCATGTGGATTTCATAGCCGTCGATGGCCGCACCGCTTTCGGCCAAGGTGCCGCGCACCTGACGCAACTGCTTGGCCGGCTCCAACGTGGTCTCGAAATCCAGATAGCCCAGACCCTGGACGCTGCCAGCTGCGCCTTCCAGCCCGTTCGGATCATGCAGGCGCCGCCCCAGCATCTGCATGCCGCCGCAGATGCCGATCAGCTTGCCTCCATAGCGCAGATGCCGCGCGATGGCCGCATCCCAGCCGTTGGCGCGCAGCCAGGCGAGATCGGCCTGCACGCTCTTGCTGCCGGGCAGGATGATGAGGTCGGCGGGCGGAATCGGCTGGCCAGGACCGACCAGGCGGACGTCCACCTGGGGGTGCGCGCGCAGCGCGTCGAAATCGGTGTGATTGGACACGCGCGGCAACACCGGAATGACGACGCGCAGCGCATCGGCCGAGGCTGCGCGCTGTGCCGTCTGCACCGCGTCTTCTGCGTCGAGGTGCAGGCCGTGCAGATACGGCAGCACGCCAAGCACCGGCTTGCCCGTCTGCGCGGTCAGCCAGTCGAGCCCGGGCCTCAGCAACGAAATATCGCCGCGAAACCGGTTGATGACGAAGCCCGCCACGCGCGCGCGCTCGCTGTCTGACAGGCAAGCGAGCGTGCCGAGCAGGTGCGCGAACACGCCGCCGCGATCGATGTCGGCGACGAGCACGACGGGACAATCGACGGCTTCGGCAAAGCCCATGTTGGCGATGTCGCGGTCGCGCAGGTTGACCTCCGCCGGGCTGCCGGCGCCCTCAACCAGCACAAGGTCGTAACGCGCACGCAGCCGTGTGTGCGATTCGAGCACGGCAGCCATGGCGGTGGGCTTGTAGTCGTGATACGCGCGAGCGTCGAGGTCGCAGCGCGCCTGGCCGTGGATGATGATCTGGGCGCCGGTGTCGCTGTTGGGCTTGAGCAGCACGGGGTTCATGTCGACCGTGGGCGCGACCCCCGCCGCCTGCGCCTGCAGGGCCTGGGCGCGGCCGATCTCGCCGCCATCTGCGGTGACAGCGCTGTTGAGCGCCATGTTCTGCGGCTTGAACGGCGCCACGCGCACACCGGCGCGATGCGCGACACGGCACAGGCCGGCGACCAGCGTGCTCTTGCCGGCATCGGACGTGGTGCCCTGGATCATCAGCGTGCCCCGAAGCGATGTGGGCGACACAGGAAATGGAGCTTTCGACATGCGCGGATTATCGCACCGGCGTTATCGTGCCTGGCTGCTCCGCCCCCGCTAAAATGCCGGAATGTCACGCCGCCTCACACTCGTTCTCGGGGGTGCCCGCTCAGGCAAGAGCCACCACGCCGAACAGCTCGCGCTGCAATGCGCGGGGGCCGTCACGTACGTTGCCACCGCCGGCGAGGGCGATGAAGAAATGCAATGGCGCGTGGCCCTGCATCGCGCACGCCGCCCGGCGAATTGGGGGCTGGTCGAAGAGCCCGTGCACCTCGCCGAAGCGCTCTACACGCACGCGCAGCACGGTGGCTGTGTGCTGGTCGATTGCATGACGCTGTGGCTCAACAATCTGCTCTTCTCGGAGCACCACGAATACCCCGAGACAGGCCTCGTCACCCCACCCGAAGCCTGGACGGCCGAGATTGACGCGCTGCTCACCGCCCTGCCGCTGCTGCCCGGCGAGGTGATCCTCGTCAGCAACGAAATCGGCCTGGGCGTGGTGCCGATGGGCGCTGTCACGCGGTTCTACGTGGACGAACTGGGCCGGCTGAACCAACGCCTCGCCGCACTGGCCGACAACGTTCATCTGCTGGTGGCGGGCATCCCGATGGTGGTCAAGGGGCCGGCACTCGGCGCTGCAACGTGAGCGTGTTGCAGGGCGGCGTATTCGATCTCGGGTGGCTGCTCGTGGCGCTCGCCGCGCTGGCGGGCGTGCTGCTCGACCGGCTGTTCGGAGAGGTGCCGAGCTGGCATCCATTGGTCGGCTTCGGGCGCCTCGCCAAAGCCATTGAGCGCTGGATGAATCGCGCACCGGCCGCGGTATCGTGGTCGCGCCTCGTTGGCGTCGTTGCATGGGCGATCGCCGTGTTGCCGCTCGTGCTGCTTGCAGGATGGCTCGTCGGCGTGGCGCGTGATGTGTCGCCCTGGCTCGTGGCAGCGCTTGATGCCGTTGCACTCTATTTCGCCATTGGCGCGCGCAGCCTGCACGAACACATCGCCCCGATCGCGCTTGCCCTGCGCGATGCGGATGTTCCCCGCGCACGCGCCCTCGCATCGCGCATCGTCTCGCGTGACCTCACGCAAGCCACGGATGAGCCCATCGCACGCGCCGCCGTGGAATCTGCGCTGGAGAATGGCAGCGATGCCATCTTCGCCCCGCTGTTTTGGCTCGTCGTGGCGGGCGCGCCGGGCGTGGTGCTGTATCGGTTGGCCAACACGCTCGATGCAATGTGGGGCTACCGCAATGCGCGCTTTACCGGCTTCGGCTGGGCGGCCGCGCGCATCGACGACGTGCTCAACTGGATTCCCGCCCGCCTCACGGCAATCAGCTATGCGCTGCTTGGCCACACCGCCGATGCGCTGAACTGCTGGCGCACGCAAGCGCAGCAATGGTCTAGCCCCAACGCCGGCCCGGTGATGGCCGCAGGCGCCGGCAGCCTGCGCGTTCAGCTCGGGGGTGCAGCACGCTACGACGGCGTGGAAGAAGCGCGCCCGTCGCTCGGCACGGGCGAGACAGCAACGGCAGCAGATATCGCACGCGCGTTGACGCTCGTGACGCGCACGTTGTGGTTGTGGCTCGGCGCACTTGGCTTGATTGCAACGCTGGCGTGGGGTCTGTCGTGAGCAGCATCGTCCACGGCGGCAATCTCGCGGCCGCACGCGCGCTGTATGGGGAGCCTGCCGGCGGCTGGCTCGACCTCTCCACGGGCATCAATCCGCATGGCTACCCCATCCCGCCGATTCCACCCGATGCGTGGTTGCGTCTGCCCGAAGACGACGGCCTCGAAGCGCTGGCCGCCGCGCACTACGGCGTGACCGACGCGCGCGCAGTGCTGGCGGTTGCAGGTTCGCAGGCGGCGATCCGCACGCTGCCGACCCTGCTGCCGCGCGGGCGTGCCGGCATCGCGCAGATCGGCTACAGCGAATACGCGCCCGCCTTTGCACGCGCCGGCCACGACGTTGTACCGTTGCCCGAAGGGGCCTTTCTCGGCGATCTGCCGAACGACGTACGCCACCTGGTTGTCGTCAACCCGAACAACCCGACGGCACGCTTGCTGCCTGCAGCAACGCTGCGCGATTGGCAAACGCGGCTGCAGGCGCGCGGCGGCACGTTGATCCTGGACGAGGCGTTTATCGAAGCGCTCGACGATGGCCCCACATTGGCACCCCTCGCCGGCACGCCGGGGCTCGTGGTGTTGCGCTCGATCGGAAAGTTCTACGGGCTGGCGGGCGCCCGCATCGGCTTCGCGCTTGCAGCACCGGAACTGCTGGCCGCACTGCGCGACGCGTTGGGGCACTGGACCGTCAATGGCCCGGCGCGTGCCGTCGTGCGTGCGGCGCTGGCCGATACCGCCTGGCAAGCTGCCACGCGGGCGCAATTGCAGCTTGCGGGCAGGCGGCTTTCGACGTTGCTTGATCGCCACGGGTTGCCGAATGCCGCAACACCGCTGTTTGCCTGGGCATCCGGCGCATATGCGCAGGCGCTGCACGCAAGCCTGGCGCGCCTCGGCATCTGGACCCGCCTGTTCGATGCACCCCTCAACGGCTTGCGCTTCGGCCTGCCCCCGGACGAGACTGGCTGGCAACGCCTTGCCGATGCGCTAGCATCGCTGTCGCACTCCGCTTGAACTGCCCCCCCCGATGCCCAATCGTCTCTCTCGCCTCACCCGTCGCCTGTATGTGTGCGGCCTGTCTGCCATTGCGGTCACGATCGCTGCCGCACCGGCATGTGCTGCCATTTCCGTCACAGACGATAGCGGCGCCACCGTGACGCTGCAGCGCCCCGCCCAACGCATCGTCAGCCTCGCTCCACATGCGACCGAGCTGCTGTTCGCGGCAGGCGGCGGTGGCCGCATCGTCGGCACCGTGGCTTACAGCGACTACCCGCCAGCCGCACGCGACATTCCCCACGTGGGGGATAACCGCTCGCTCGATCTGGAGCGCATCGCTGCCCTCAAGCCTGATCTGGTTGTGGTCTGGCGCCACGGCAACGCGCAAAAGCAGATCGACCGCCTGCGTGCACTCGGCATTCCGCTGTTCTTTTCCGAGCCGCATCGCATGAGCGATATTCCGCGCTCGATCGAGGCGCTGGGCACACTGCTCGACACGCGCGCGAGCGCGCACGACGCCGCGCAGCAATTCCGCCAACGCGCCGATACGCTGCGCCAACGCTACGCGAGCCGGCCGCCGGTTTCGGCGTTCTATCAGGTATGGGAACAGCCGCTGATGACGCTCAACGGCCAGCACATTTTCTCTGACGTGCTGGCGCTGTGCGGCGGCCGGAATGTGTTTGCCGGCGAGCCCTTGCTGGTGCCGACCGTTTCGCCCGAGGCCGTGATCGCAGCCAACCCCGAAGTGCTGCTCACCGCGAGCATGGGCGCCACGCAAGGCAGCCGTCCGATCGATACGCTTGACGCGTGGAAACGCTGGCCGCAATTGCTGGCGGTGCAACGTGGCAATCTCTTCAGCATCAACGGTGACCTGATCAACCGCTTTGGCCCGCGCCTGGTGGAAGCCGCAACGCTGTTGTGCGAAGACCTGGAACAAGCCCGAGCGCGGCGCCTCGGCTCGCAAGCCACCAACGGGCAGGGGCGCTAAACCGCGCGCGGGTCAACGGTTCCAGAACAACAGCACCGGCAACGTGTCGGGCAGCACGCGAAAGCCGCAGGCCGCCCCCCATTGCAACGGCCATTGCAGCGTCTCGGCCAGCGGCCGTTGCAACCAGTGCGCCGCGAGCGCACGCATACAGCCGGCATGCGTGACGGCCCACACGCACGAGCCCGGCATCGCAGTCGTTGCCTCGGCCCACCTCGTGACGCGCGCCAACAATTCTGCCGCCGACTCCCCGCCATGCGGATTGCCGTGCACGAGATCGCGCGCCCACTGGTCGATTTCCGCACGGGGGATGTCATCCCACTGGCAACCTTCCCAGGCGCCAAAGTCGAGTTCCATCAATTGCGCATCCAGTTCGATCAAAGGGAGTTGAGCCGCTTGCGCCATCGCTTCGGCCGTCACGCGGCTGCGTTGCAACGGGCTTGCCAGCAGACGATGCGGAGTGTGCGCGGCGAGTTTCTCGACGATGGCCGACGGCTCCGGGTCCATCGGCGAGGCCAGCTCCAGATCGGTGCGGCCATAGCAGAGACCTGCCGTCATGGCGGGCCGCGCGTGGCGGATCAGGATGACATCCATGCCAGCACTCCCCACAGAATCAGCAGCTCGAACATCTGCTGCGCCATGCCCAGACAATCGCCGGTGATGCCGCCGACGCGGCGCACGAAATAGCGGCCCAGCAGCCAGCGCGCGACGATCAAGCCGAGCACGATGAGCGCCGCGCACATCGGCCCGAACCACAGTAGAGGCACGACACCGAACGCGCCAGCCCATAACGCGTCGCTCCATCGCATCCGTTGCGCCACCGGCTTGGCCTTGCCTTCCGCCCGCACGTAGTCATGCGTGAGCAGGTAGCTGACGGCTGCGGCGCGGCTGGCAGCGTGCGCCGCCACCATTGCAACGAGAATGCCAATGCCATGCGGCGCCATCGCGCTCAGCAATTGCCACTTCAGCAGCAACGCCATGCACACGGCAATCGCCCCAAACGCGCCGATGCGTGAATCGTGCATGATGCGCAATCGGTCTTCAGGCGTGTAGCCGCCGCCGAAGCCGTCTGCGCAATCGGCCAGACCGTCTTCGTGAAACGCACCGGTCAGCAACAGCGTAGCGACCATCGACATGGCCACTGCCACACCGGGCACGGGCACCGTGCGCGACACGAGCCAATACACGGCCGCTGCTGCGGCGCCCACCAACCACCCGATCAGCGGAAAGTAGCGCGCCGCGCGATTCAGCCCCGCTTGCGAGAACCCGACCGACGCAGGCACGGGGATGCGGGTGAAATACCCGACCGCCGTCCACAGCGCTTGCCAATGTTCGCGCAAGGGACTCATGGCGATGCGCGCTCGCTTACGCCTGCGCTGGCGAAGGTTGCCATCTCGCGCAGGAATGCCACGGCCGACACGACGACCGGATACGCCAGCACCGCACCGCTGCCCTCGCCCAGTCGCAACGACAGCGACAACAGCGGCCGCGCATCGAGCACCTCCAGCAGGGCGCGATGCCCACGCTCGTCCGAGACATGACCGAACACGCAATAGCGCAGCACGTCAGGCGCCGCACGGGCCGCCACCAGCACGGCGGCCGTGGCGATAAACCCATCCACGAGGATGACCATGCGCCGCTGCGCCGCCTCAAGCACCGCCCCTACCATTGCGGCAACTTCGAAGCCGCCGAAGCAGGCAAGCACGTCCAGCGGCTCACGTACATCAGCATGCCTCGCCATTGCGGCTTCCAGCACGGCCCGCTTGTGGGCGAGGCCGTCATCGTCTAGCCCAGTGCCGCGGCCAACGCATTGCGCGACGGGAAGGTCGCACAACCGCGCCATCAGGCACGCGGCAGACGCCGTGTTGGCGATACCCATTTCACCCAGCGCGATCACGTTGGTCCCGAGCGCCGCGTGGTGTGCCACGCGCTGCGCACCGAGTGCCATGGCGCGATCGCGCTCGTCGGCGGTCATGGCCGTTTGCTGAACACCCTCGGCGGCAAAGTTCCGCGTTCCGGGGCCAACGGGCGCATCGACCAGACCCGGCGTATCGGTCGTCCACAACGGCGCAGCAACGCCGGCATTCACCACCTCCAGCGCAAACCCATGCTGACGGCAGAACACGTTGACGGCCGCACCGCCTGCGATGAAGTTGAGCACCATCTGCGCAGTCACCGCTTGGGGGTACGCGCTCACGCCAGCGTGGGCGATGCCGTGGTCTGCGGCAAACACCACCATTGCGGGACGCGTGAGCTGCGGCGTGTCGGTGTTCTGGATCAGGCCGATCTGCACCGCCAGCGATTCGAGCCGGCCCAGTGCGCCCAGCGGCTTGGTCTTGCTGTCCACGGCGGCCTGCAGGCGCGCG from Ralstonia pickettii encodes the following:
- the cobU gene encoding bifunctional adenosylcobinamide kinase/adenosylcobinamide-phosphate guanylyltransferase: MSRRLTLVLGGARSGKSHHAEQLALQCAGAVTYVATAGEGDEEMQWRVALHRARRPANWGLVEEPVHLAEALYTHAQHGGCVLVDCMTLWLNNLLFSEHHEYPETGLVTPPEAWTAEIDALLTALPLLPGEVILVSNEIGLGVVPMGAVTRFYVDELGRLNQRLAALADNVHLLVAGIPMVVKGPALGAAT
- a CDS encoding DUF3460 family protein, with amino-acid sequence MALYKSEITQFLEELKTQKPDLEAQQRQGRSLLWDKDPIDLEERARAKAARVAQKPYVYSLD
- the cbiB gene encoding adenosylcobinamide-phosphate synthase CbiB; its protein translation is MSVLQGGVFDLGWLLVALAALAGVLLDRLFGEVPSWHPLVGFGRLAKAIERWMNRAPAAVSWSRLVGVVAWAIAVLPLVLLAGWLVGVARDVSPWLVAALDAVALYFAIGARSLHEHIAPIALALRDADVPRARALASRIVSRDLTQATDEPIARAAVESALENGSDAIFAPLFWLVVAGAPGVVLYRLANTLDAMWGYRNARFTGFGWAAARIDDVLNWIPARLTAISYALLGHTADALNCWRTQAQQWSSPNAGPVMAAGAGSLRVQLGGAARYDGVEEARPSLGTGETATAADIARALTLVTRTLWLWLGALGLIATLAWGLS
- a CDS encoding adenosylcobinamide-GDP ribazoletransferase, with product MSPLREHWQALWTAVGYFTRIPVPASVGFSQAGLNRAARYFPLIGWLVGAAAAAVYWLVSRTVPVPGVAVAMSMVATLLLTGAFHEDGLADCADGFGGGYTPEDRLRIMHDSRIGAFGAIAVCMALLLKWQLLSAMAPHGIGILVAMVAAHAASRAAAVSYLLTHDYVRAEGKAKPVAQRMRWSDALWAGAFGVVPLLWFGPMCAALIVLGLIVARWLLGRYFVRRVGGITGDCLGMAQQMFELLILWGVLAWMSS
- a CDS encoding cobyric acid synthase, with protein sequence MSKAPFPVSPTSLRGTLMIQGTTSDAGKSTLVAGLCRVAHRAGVRVAPFKPQNMALNSAVTADGGEIGRAQALQAQAAGVAPTVDMNPVLLKPNSDTGAQIIIHGQARCDLDARAYHDYKPTAMAAVLESHTRLRARYDLVLVEGAGSPAEVNLRDRDIANMGFAEAVDCPVVLVADIDRGGVFAHLLGTLACLSDSERARVAGFVINRFRGDISLLRPGLDWLTAQTGKPVLGVLPYLHGLHLDAEDAVQTAQRAASADALRVVIPVLPRVSNHTDFDALRAHPQVDVRLVGPGQPIPPADLIILPGSKSVQADLAWLRANGWDAAIARHLRYGGKLIGICGGMQMLGRRLHDPNGLEGAAGSVQGLGYLDFETTLEPAKQLRQVRGTLAESGAAIDGYEIHMGVTVGAALARPAVQLDDGRADGAISADGQILATYLHGLFDAPEACRALLAWAGVSDARAQDYAALREASLERLADTCEAHLDLAALFRTLPRAG
- a CDS encoding segregation and condensation protein A; this translates as MTTSAQDKLPLPVELPSVAPDQDSTPAQVDGLAFARLYGEPLFKLPQDLYIPPDALEVFLEAFEGPLDLLLYLIRRQNFNVLDIPLAQVTRQYLAYIEQIRATNLELAAEYLLMAAMLIEIKSRMLLPVKKTDEGVEPEDPRAELVRRLLEYEQMKLAAQKLDTVPQLGRDFLRAQVYIEQSLAPRYPDVNSDDLRAAWADVLRRAKLTQHHKISREELSVREHMSQILRRLQHARFMEFTELFEDAIQSGKGAPIVVVNFVAMLELSRESLLEITQAEPYAPIYVRLAYSPT
- a CDS encoding cobalamin-binding protein — its product is MPNRLSRLTRRLYVCGLSAIAVTIAAAPACAAISVTDDSGATVTLQRPAQRIVSLAPHATELLFAAGGGGRIVGTVAYSDYPPAARDIPHVGDNRSLDLERIAALKPDLVVVWRHGNAQKQIDRLRALGIPLFFSEPHRMSDIPRSIEALGTLLDTRASAHDAAQQFRQRADTLRQRYASRPPVSAFYQVWEQPLMTLNGQHIFSDVLALCGGRNVFAGEPLLVPTVSPEAVIAANPEVLLTASMGATQGSRPIDTLDAWKRWPQLLAVQRGNLFSINGDLINRFGPRLVEAATLLCEDLEQARARRLGSQATNGQGR
- the cobD gene encoding threonine-phosphate decarboxylase CobD, which codes for MSSIVHGGNLAAARALYGEPAGGWLDLSTGINPHGYPIPPIPPDAWLRLPEDDGLEALAAAHYGVTDARAVLAVAGSQAAIRTLPTLLPRGRAGIAQIGYSEYAPAFARAGHDVVPLPEGAFLGDLPNDVRHLVVVNPNNPTARLLPAATLRDWQTRLQARGGTLILDEAFIEALDDGPTLAPLAGTPGLVVLRSIGKFYGLAGARIGFALAAPELLAALRDALGHWTVNGPARAVVRAALADTAWQAATRAQLQLAGRRLSTLLDRHGLPNAATPLFAWASGAYAQALHASLARLGIWTRLFDAPLNGLRFGLPPDETGWQRLADALASLSHSA
- the cobC gene encoding alpha-ribazole phosphatase, translated to MDVILIRHARPAMTAGLCYGRTDLELASPMDPEPSAIVEKLAAHTPHRLLASPLQRSRVTAEAMAQAAQLPLIELDAQLMELDFGAWEGCQWDDIPRAEIDQWARDLVHGNPHGGESAAELLARVTRWAEATTAMPGSCVWAVTHAGCMRALAAHWLQRPLAETLQWPLQWGAACGFRVLPDTLPVLLFWNR
- the panC gene encoding pantoate--beta-alanine ligase codes for the protein MKVISSIQELRDQLRGQNRVAFVPTMGNLHEGHLSLMRLARQHGDPVVASIFVNRLQFGPNEDFDKYPRTLQDDIEKLQKEGVYVLFAPTERDMYPEPQEYRVEPPHDLGDTLEGEFRPGFFKGVCTVVMKLFCCVQPRVAVFGKKDYQQLMIVRRMAHQFALPVDIVPAETVRADDGLALSSRNVYLTNEERAEAPELYRTLHQVRQDVLETVLQGQASHEEVTTKAMEYLRGRGWQPDYVAVRRRSDLQEPTPENIAAGEPLVVLTAAKLGKTRLIDNLEI
- a CDS encoding ParA family protein, coding for MPVAVVANPKGGVGKSTLATNLAGYFAARDHAVMLGDTDRQQSSREWLALRPETAKPIRTWEINADHIAKPPKGTTHVVLDTPAGLHGWRLADLVKMSGYVIVPLQPSMFDILATQTFLRKLADEKPVRHGEVKLGVVGMRVDMRTRAAEQLQRFVQGLEVPILGYLRDTQNYVQLAAHGLTLWDVAPSRVAKDVERWSGILEWLGESPPQASVADTSAAA
- the cobT gene encoding nicotinate-nucleotide--dimethylbenzimidazole phosphoribosyltransferase, whose translation is MNQAVHIPPFDDALRARLQAAVDSKTKPLGALGRLESLAVQIGLIQNTDTPQLTRPAMVVFAADHGIAHAGVSAYPQAVTAQMVLNFIAGGAAVNVFCRQHGFALEVVNAGVAAPLWTTDTPGLVDAPVGPGTRNFAAEGVQQTAMTADERDRAMALGAQRVAHHAALGTNVIALGEMGIANTASAACLMARLCDLPVAQCVGRGTGLDDDGLAHKRAVLEAAMARHADVREPLDVLACFGGFEVAAMVGAVLEAAQRRMVILVDGFIATAAVLVAARAAPDVLRYCVFGHVSDERGHRALLEVLDARPLLSLSLRLGEGSGAVLAYPVVVSAVAFLREMATFASAGVSERASP